The following coding sequences lie in one Psychrilyobacter atlanticus DSM 19335 genomic window:
- a CDS encoding ATP-dependent nuclease, whose amino-acid sequence MHIKTLTIKNWKSIEETHIDFENFLLFIGQSNHGKSNILSAILLFFDKITFKNKHSYHMNTPTELILTFDSLRLKELNVFKDIKNSEDEIVIKKVLSEDKKEYFYKKNNNEFQPLSKHLEYYIRENIEIIFVPSFSASSNKTILDIYEKIILVLSNNNKLVYVEKLIEKLDLEMQYLEERYASRGLQREVMFRIMRRIASVTKSTRYNLLGNTIIMYEEPELYLHPQAERELHSVMTNISRYGGQIYVTTHSSSFIELNNYKSICLVRKNDDGTHVMQHKGDLFKGDEIKNFNMNYWMNPDRGELFFAKKVILVEGQTDKIIIPFLAKKLGVYKYEYSIVECGSKSSIPQFIRLLNQYKIPYVAVYDKDEHLWRDEETRLVSRRQNKGIRRLISKKIGEIVEFTNDIEEELEGKDRVKKNYRHKPFTAIKNISSSSYIVPDELKKKILKIYK is encoded by the coding sequence ATGCATATTAAAACCTTAACAATTAAAAATTGGAAATCTATAGAGGAAACTCATATAGATTTTGAAAACTTCTTATTATTCATAGGACAGAGTAACCACGGTAAATCAAATATTTTATCTGCTATACTCCTATTTTTTGATAAGATTACTTTTAAAAATAAACATAGTTATCATATGAATACTCCTACAGAACTTATCCTCACCTTTGACAGTTTGAGATTAAAAGAGTTGAATGTTTTTAAAGATATTAAAAATTCAGAGGACGAAATTGTAATAAAAAAAGTTCTTTCTGAAGATAAAAAAGAGTATTTTTATAAAAAAAACAATAATGAATTCCAACCTTTATCAAAGCACTTAGAGTATTATATAAGGGAAAATATAGAGATCATATTTGTTCCATCATTTTCTGCTTCGTCTAATAAGACAATCTTAGATATATATGAAAAAATTATATTGGTTTTAAGTAACAATAATAAACTTGTTTATGTAGAAAAATTAATAGAAAAATTAGATTTAGAGATGCAGTATCTAGAAGAAAGATATGCCAGTAGAGGTCTTCAAAGGGAAGTAATGTTCAGGATAATGAGGAGAATAGCCAGCGTAACAAAGAGTACTCGGTATAACTTATTAGGAAATACAATTATTATGTATGAAGAACCAGAACTATACCTTCACCCACAAGCTGAAAGGGAACTGCACTCGGTTATGACAAATATTTCCAGGTATGGCGGCCAGATCTATGTAACTACCCATTCTAGTTCATTTATAGAGCTAAATAATTATAAATCTATATGTTTAGTTAGAAAAAATGATGACGGGACCCACGTAATGCAGCATAAGGGTGATCTATTTAAAGGAGACGAGATTAAAAATTTCAATATGAACTATTGGATGAACCCTGACAGGGGAGAACTTTTCTTTGCTAAAAAAGTGATCTTAGTAGAGGGGCAGACGGATAAGATTATTATACCGTTTTTAGCAAAAAAATTAGGAGTCTACAAATATGAATACTCCATTGTGGAATGTGGAAGTAAGAGCAGTATTCCTCAATTTATAAGATTATTAAATCAATATAAAATACCATATGTAGCTGTATATGATAAAGATGAACATCTTTGGAGAGATGAAGAGACACGTCTTGTCAGTAGGAGACAAAATAAGGGGATCAGGAGATTAATCAGTAAAAAGATAGGAGAGATAGTTGAGTTTACAAATGATATAGAAGAGGAACTTGAGGGGAAGGATAGGGTTAAGAAAAACTATAGACATAAACCTTTTACTGCTATAAAAAACATCTCTAGCAGTAGTTATATAGTTCCAGATGAATTAAAAAAGAAAATTTTAAAGATATATAAATAG
- a CDS encoding DUF2628 domain-containing protein yields MDKERLISAYIGEKESLEKTKKTLNWYKDSFEKGDLSGGFSWKWSWWAFLGNWLYLLYRKCYLEGISYFLLVHILGGAVSKYMPNLAEMVGGASLFIGLLSGGLLHNLVYRRYLKSKTIIESRSISSEDMENEMKSIGGTDKRAVIIGIIVYFVVNTIFSL; encoded by the coding sequence GTGGATAAAGAGAGACTGATAAGTGCCTATATTGGCGAGAAAGAAAGTCTGGAAAAAACTAAAAAAACTTTAAACTGGTATAAAGACTCCTTTGAAAAGGGAGATCTTTCGGGAGGATTTTCATGGAAATGGTCTTGGTGGGCATTTTTAGGGAACTGGTTATATTTACTCTATAGAAAGTGCTACCTTGAAGGGATATCTTATTTTTTATTGGTACACATCCTAGGAGGTGCCGTAAGTAAATATATGCCAAATCTAGCTGAAATGGTAGGAGGAGCATCATTATTTATTGGATTACTTTCAGGAGGGTTACTTCATAATCTTGTGTATAGAAGATATTTAAAATCAAAAACTATTATAGAAAGTAGATCTATTTCTAGTGAGGATATGGAAAATGAGATGAAATCTATTGGCGGAACTGATAAAAGGGCTGTAATAATAGGTATTATAGTTTATTTTGTTGTAAATACAATATTTAGTCTATAA
- the gnd gene encoding phosphogluconate dehydrogenase (NAD(+)-dependent, decarboxylating), translating into MKIGIIGLGKMGGKIAQRLLKYNHQVFVYGHHQDKVDFMVKNGGIGFDDMDRFIEEINTHETPIVWVMIPSGDPTNNVLMELGKKLKKGAIIIDGGNSNYKDSINTAALLKTKSINLLDIGTSGGLWGFENGYCLMAGGEKEPFDAIVPILKDLSAPEGYEYMGRSGSGHFVKMIHNGIEYGMMQAYAEGFEILKSKEEFNINLDKVSNVWQHGSIIESFLLNLTRDMFKNDPDLNNVKGWVEDSGEGRWTVLEALENNVSAPVITLSLLQRFRSRKEETFSDKVLASLRKEFGGHSIKEK; encoded by the coding sequence ATGAAGATAGGTATTATAGGTTTGGGTAAGATGGGAGGAAAGATTGCACAGAGGTTATTAAAGTATAATCACCAGGTTTTCGTGTATGGACACCATCAGGATAAGGTTGATTTTATGGTAAAAAATGGCGGAATAGGATTTGATGATATGGATAGATTTATAGAAGAGATAAATACCCACGAAACTCCTATAGTTTGGGTTATGATCCCATCTGGAGATCCTACAAACAATGTTTTAATGGAACTTGGGAAAAAATTAAAAAAAGGTGCCATAATCATAGATGGTGGCAACTCCAATTATAAAGATAGCATCAATACAGCAGCACTATTAAAGACAAAATCAATAAATCTATTAGATATAGGAACCAGTGGAGGCCTTTGGGGATTTGAAAATGGATATTGTTTGATGGCTGGAGGAGAAAAAGAACCCTTTGATGCAATAGTTCCTATCCTAAAAGACCTCAGTGCTCCAGAGGGATATGAATATATGGGTAGGAGCGGCAGTGGCCATTTTGTAAAGATGATACACAATGGTATTGAGTATGGGATGATGCAGGCCTATGCCGAAGGATTTGAGATCTTAAAATCTAAGGAAGAATTTAATATAAACCTTGATAAGGTTTCAAACGTATGGCAGCATGGGAGTATTATCGAGTCTTTCTTATTAAATCTAACCAGGGATATGTTTAAAAATGATCCTGATCTAAACAATGTCAAAGGCTGGGTAGAGGATTCAGGAGAAGGACGTTGGACAGTATTGGAAGCATTGGAAAACAATGTTTCTGCACCTGTAATAACCCTGTCACTACTGCAAAGGTTCAGGTCTAGAAAAGAGGAAACGTTCAGTGATAAAGTTTTGGCAAGTTTGAGGAAGGAGTTCGGAGGGCATAGTATAAAGGAGAAGTAG
- the aroQ gene encoding type II 3-dehydroquinate dehydratase, producing the protein MKILVINGPNINMLGIREKNIYGNLSYPKLVEMIEEKSKKLKIQVECFQNNIEGEIINKIQSGYGEYDGIIINPAAYTHYSIAILDAIKSVSIPTIEVHLSNIHSREEFRHRSVTASACVGQISGFGPYGYLMALDYFNETGVVDEKICN; encoded by the coding sequence ATGAAAATTTTGGTTATAAATGGTCCCAATATAAATATGTTGGGCATTAGAGAGAAAAATATATATGGAAATCTGTCATATCCTAAATTAGTAGAGATGATAGAAGAAAAATCTAAAAAATTAAAGATACAAGTTGAGTGTTTTCAAAATAATATTGAGGGTGAAATAATCAATAAAATTCAAAGTGGATATGGTGAATACGATGGAATTATAATAAATCCTGCAGCATATACCCACTATAGTATTGCTATCTTAGATGCGATCAAATCGGTATCAATACCAACGATAGAAGTCCACCTAAGCAATATACACTCTAGGGAAGAGTTTAGACACCGTTCTGTTACAGCTTCTGCATGTGTAGGACAGATATCTGGATTCGGTCCCTATGGTTACCTTATGGCATTAGATTATTTTAATGAGACAGGAGTTGTTGATGAAAAAATTTGTAATTAA
- the pgl gene encoding 6-phosphogluconolactonase → MTPIKIFESERSMAINAIGIIKFELERKKKLSIAFSGGKTPIRFFQLLALEDINWKNINIFLVDERWVPLDNSDSNYQMINTFLLKDIAIPNKNIHHIHYFSSIEMSRKKYEEDLLKHFKGDIIFDLIFLGVGNDGHTASIFEKNEVDLLESVIVTSSRRHSHKRISLGMSLINRAKRKIFLLGPEKILVIESSTSKDLPISKVVDPEFLSYIK, encoded by the coding sequence ATGACCCCTATCAAAATATTTGAATCTGAAAGATCCATGGCTATAAATGCTATAGGCATAATAAAGTTTGAATTAGAGAGAAAAAAAAAATTATCCATAGCTTTTTCTGGGGGTAAAACCCCCATTAGATTCTTTCAATTACTGGCTTTAGAAGATATAAATTGGAAAAATATAAATATTTTTTTAGTAGATGAACGATGGGTCCCATTAGATAATTCGGATAGTAACTATCAGATGATAAATACGTTTTTATTAAAAGATATTGCCATTCCAAATAAAAATATCCATCATATACACTATTTTTCATCTATAGAAATGTCTAGAAAAAAGTATGAAGAGGATCTTTTAAAACATTTTAAAGGAGATATAATATTTGATCTGATATTTTTAGGAGTAGGAAATGATGGTCATACGGCATCTATCTTTGAAAAAAATGAAGTAGATTTACTAGAGAGTGTTATTGTGACATCAAGTAGGAGACACTCTCATAAGAGGATCTCCTTAGGGATGTCTTTGATTAATAGAGCTAAAAGAAAAATATTTTTATTGGGGCCTGAAAAAATATTGGTTATAGAATCCTCTACTTCTAAAGATCTTCCTATATCTAAGGTTGTAGATCCAGAGTTTTTATCCTATATAAAATAA
- a CDS encoding metallophosphoesterase family protein, producing MEKIAIISDIHGNLPALSAVLQDIKKRGIERIFCLGDLIGKGPSSASVVDTVRKNCEWVVKGNWDYYVTKENISKELEWHQNELGEERLEYMKSLPLYLEFYISGKLVRLFHASPKDLFQRTYITNTIDEKLELFESPSDLKTTSDIVGYGDIHGAFIDNFRGKSLFNVGSVGNPLEIPQASYAIIEGHYQSAKSSPILTSLVRVPYDVEKSIADASATDMPKKTEYIKELKTAVYQRHKEEE from the coding sequence ATGGAAAAAATAGCTATTATTTCAGATATACACGGCAATTTACCTGCTCTTTCAGCGGTACTGCAAGATATCAAAAAAAGAGGTATAGAAAGAATATTTTGTTTAGGAGACCTTATAGGAAAAGGTCCCAGCTCAGCAAGTGTAGTTGACACAGTAAGAAAAAATTGTGAATGGGTTGTCAAAGGAAACTGGGATTATTATGTTACTAAGGAAAATATTTCTAAGGAATTAGAGTGGCATCAAAATGAGTTAGGGGAGGAAAGACTTGAATATATGAAAAGTCTCCCCCTATATTTGGAGTTTTATATCAGTGGTAAATTAGTAAGATTATTTCATGCCTCACCTAAAGATCTTTTTCAAAGAACATATATCACTAATACTATAGATGAAAAACTAGAATTATTTGAGTCTCCTAGTGATCTTAAAACAACTTCGGATATAGTGGGATATGGAGATATTCATGGAGCATTTATAGATAATTTTCGTGGGAAAAGTTTATTTAATGTAGGTAGTGTAGGAAATCCATTGGAAATTCCTCAAGCATCTTATGCTATAATAGAAGGACATTATCAATCAGCGAAATCTTCACCTATATTGACATCTTTGGTGAGAGTTCCCTACGATGTAGAAAAATCGATCGCTGATGCAAGTGCTACAGATATGCCTAAAAAAACAGAATATATAAAAGAATTAAAAACAGCCGTATATCAACGGCATAAGGAGGAAGAATAG
- a CDS encoding adenosylcobalamin-dependent ribonucleoside-diphosphate reductase produces the protein MKWLGEENILGQDIWRKKYKYSDETFKEWLERISNGNLLLKEAIVNKEFIFAGRILANRGLHKLGRKITYSNCYVLTPPEDNLESIFETAKKLARTFSYGGGCGIDISNLRPRGTVVNNSAMETTGSVSFMDLYNLTTEIIGQNGRRGALMLSLSIDHPDIQDFIGIKGDLSKVQKANISVRMTNEFMEKVKKDELFTLKFEVLDTDQVMEKEVRARELFKELARQNWNYAEPGMLFWDRISNWNLLSEDENFEFAGTNPCAEEPLPAGGSCLLGSLVLPSFLNKTKDEFEFDRLKKAVRIGVRALNEVLDEGLPLHPLKEQRESVADWRQIGLGILGVGDLLIQMDLRYGSPESIEFCDTLGKVIITEALKESAILAKEDGSYPKFDLETILKSPFLIENSDDEVIELIKKYGLRNSQLLTIAPTGSIGTMLQMSTGIEPNFAFSYIRKTESLHGEDVFYEVFAPIAKQYMERYDIQSIEDLPESFITAQNLDPIERLEMQATWQNRIDASISSTVNLINKTTIEEVENIYLKAWELGLKGVTVYRSGCAREGILTLGNKEEDETLELSRGELKSIAEDTIYYPKNLRIGCGKLKVMIGYSPSENKIQDLYVIRSGSGGCEKNIQAVAIFMSGMLRLGGNLFMLEKSIEGISGCPAFAGGNAVGKKLSKGDTCPLAILNVLKEFETEMGLKDYEAAQAFIKQKEEKLNEETDEVSTHNAVCPECGEKLEISGGCYSCRACGYSKCD, from the coding sequence GTGAAGTGGCTAGGAGAAGAAAATATTTTAGGACAGGATATTTGGAGAAAAAAATATAAATATAGTGATGAAACTTTTAAAGAATGGCTGGAGAGAATTTCTAATGGTAATCTTTTGTTGAAAGAAGCTATAGTTAATAAGGAATTTATTTTTGCAGGAAGGATATTAGCCAATAGGGGGCTACACAAGTTAGGAAGAAAGATAACTTATTCAAACTGTTATGTGTTAACTCCTCCTGAAGATAACTTAGAATCGATATTTGAAACAGCAAAAAAATTGGCTCGTACTTTTTCCTATGGTGGTGGATGCGGGATCGATATATCCAACCTAAGACCCAGGGGAACTGTGGTTAATAATTCGGCTATGGAAACTACAGGATCTGTATCTTTTATGGATCTATATAACCTTACTACAGAGATCATAGGACAAAATGGGAGGAGAGGGGCACTGATGCTCTCCCTTTCGATTGATCATCCGGATATTCAAGATTTTATAGGGATAAAGGGAGATCTTTCAAAAGTCCAGAAGGCTAACATTTCAGTTCGGATGACCAATGAATTTATGGAAAAAGTAAAAAAAGATGAATTGTTTACATTAAAATTTGAAGTTTTAGATACAGATCAGGTCATGGAAAAGGAAGTTAGAGCTAGAGAGCTATTCAAGGAATTGGCACGTCAAAATTGGAATTATGCTGAACCAGGGATGTTATTTTGGGATAGAATATCAAACTGGAATCTTCTCAGTGAAGATGAAAATTTTGAATTTGCAGGAACCAATCCTTGTGCAGAGGAACCTCTTCCTGCAGGAGGAAGCTGTTTATTAGGATCATTGGTTCTTCCTAGTTTTTTAAATAAGACAAAAGATGAGTTTGAGTTTGATAGATTGAAAAAAGCTGTAAGGATAGGAGTAAGAGCCCTCAATGAAGTTTTAGATGAAGGCTTACCCTTACATCCATTAAAGGAGCAAAGGGAATCAGTTGCTGACTGGAGACAGATAGGGTTAGGTATCTTAGGAGTAGGAGACCTCCTTATCCAGATGGACCTCAGATACGGTTCTCCTGAATCTATAGAGTTTTGTGATACCTTGGGGAAGGTCATTATCACTGAAGCTCTAAAAGAGAGTGCTATTCTTGCAAAAGAAGATGGATCTTACCCTAAATTTGATTTAGAGACAATTTTAAAGTCACCGTTTTTAATTGAAAACTCCGATGATGAAGTTATAGAATTAATTAAAAAATATGGACTCCGAAATTCTCAGTTACTCACCATAGCTCCTACAGGGTCTATCGGTACTATGTTACAGATGAGCACTGGAATCGAACCTAACTTTGCCTTTTCCTATATAAGAAAGACTGAAAGTTTACATGGGGAAGATGTATTTTATGAAGTATTTGCTCCAATTGCAAAACAATATATGGAAAGATACGATATCCAGAGTATCGAAGATCTGCCTGAATCTTTTATAACAGCTCAAAATTTAGATCCTATTGAAAGATTGGAAATGCAGGCTACTTGGCAGAACAGGATAGATGCCAGTATCTCCTCCACTGTAAATTTAATAAATAAAACTACTATTGAAGAGGTTGAAAATATCTATCTAAAAGCTTGGGAGTTAGGATTAAAAGGAGTTACAGTATATCGATCTGGATGTGCTCGTGAAGGAATCCTGACATTGGGAAATAAGGAGGAAGATGAGACCTTAGAACTATCCAGGGGAGAATTAAAAAGTATAGCTGAAGATACAATATATTACCCTAAAAACTTACGAATTGGCTGTGGAAAATTAAAGGTAATGATTGGATATTCTCCAAGTGAAAATAAGATTCAGGACCTGTATGTAATAAGAAGTGGATCTGGAGGTTGTGAAAAAAATATTCAAGCTGTAGCCATATTTATGTCCGGGATGCTCAGGTTAGGAGGAAACTTATTTATGCTGGAGAAATCTATTGAAGGTATCAGTGGCTGTCCTGCTTTTGCAGGAGGAAATGCTGTAGGAAAAAAATTATCTAAAGGTGATACCTGTCCACTTGCGATCTTAAATGTATTAAAGGAATTTGAAACTGAAATGGGATTAAAAGACTATGAAGCTGCACAGGCCTTTATAAAGCAGAAAGAGGAGAAACTTAATGAAGAAACCGATGAAGTAAGCACTCACAATGCAGTCTGCCCTGAGTGCGGGGAAAAATTAGAGATCTCTGGTGGATGTTATTCTTGTAGAGCTTGTGGGTATTCAAAATGTGATTAA
- the zwf gene encoding glucose-6-phosphate dehydrogenase: MDLDMKTLCDLGGIEVNTQPFILIIFGGGGDLSQKKLLPALYNLFKLDKLNNDSYILSYGRKERTQAEYRTLVKTSVEKTFKGKKVNIENSFLEKFSYFNGDSEKLEGIDNINKYICKFKGIKKYQIIFYLATPPNLAKNILKLIQNLELCDKPFKKKIVMEKPFGIDTVSAINLNDNLHKIFKEDEIYRIDHYLGKETVQNILFFRFGNSIFEPLWNRSYIDHIQITVAEDIGIGSRGSFYEKAGVLKDIIQNHMMQLIALVSMEPPTNFEADCIRDEKVKIFKNISSMSEEYMAENLVLGQYGHGKIKQEDVAGYRDEKNVSKDSNMGTFFSGKFHVDNWRWAGVPFYVRAGKRLNKKLTEIVITFKTPPLKLFGNTCRDILANELIFSIQPEEKISLSINMKYPGVENYPHPVEMNFNYSKLDTISLTAYERLIVDCIKGDLTLFARQDGIEEMWKVIDPIVKYFNKINFKFPNYPAGSWGPVESRHLLEKDNRKWRI; the protein is encoded by the coding sequence ATGGATTTAGATATGAAAACATTATGTGACCTAGGGGGTATTGAGGTAAATACCCAGCCTTTTATTTTAATTATTTTTGGAGGTGGAGGAGATTTAAGTCAGAAAAAATTACTTCCAGCCCTTTATAATCTCTTTAAATTAGATAAATTAAATAATGACTCCTATATTCTTTCCTATGGCAGAAAAGAAAGAACTCAAGCTGAATATAGGACCTTGGTAAAAACTTCTGTTGAGAAAACTTTTAAAGGAAAAAAAGTAAATATTGAGAATAGTTTTTTAGAAAAATTTAGCTATTTCAATGGAGACTCTGAAAAATTAGAGGGTATAGATAATATAAATAAATATATTTGTAAATTTAAAGGTATAAAAAAATATCAAATAATATTTTATCTGGCGACTCCTCCAAATTTAGCAAAAAATATCTTAAAGTTAATTCAAAATCTGGAACTTTGTGACAAACCTTTCAAAAAGAAGATTGTCATGGAGAAACCTTTTGGGATAGATACCGTATCTGCAATAAATTTAAATGATAATCTGCATAAAATATTTAAAGAGGATGAAATTTACAGGATCGATCATTATCTGGGTAAGGAAACTGTTCAAAACATCTTATTTTTCAGATTTGGAAACAGTATATTTGAACCTCTATGGAATAGAAGTTATATAGATCATATTCAAATTACAGTAGCAGAAGATATCGGGATTGGATCTCGTGGAAGTTTTTATGAAAAAGCCGGTGTTTTAAAAGATATCATTCAAAATCACATGATGCAGCTTATAGCACTGGTATCTATGGAGCCACCTACTAACTTTGAAGCTGACTGTATAAGAGATGAAAAAGTAAAGATATTTAAAAACATTTCCAGTATGAGTGAGGAGTATATGGCCGAGAACTTAGTTTTAGGCCAGTATGGACATGGGAAAATAAAACAGGAAGATGTTGCAGGATATAGAGATGAAAAAAATGTATCTAAAGATTCAAATATGGGGACCTTTTTCTCAGGTAAATTCCATGTAGATAATTGGCGTTGGGCAGGAGTTCCATTTTATGTAAGAGCAGGAAAAAGGCTGAATAAAAAATTAACTGAAATAGTAATCACTTTTAAAACTCCACCATTAAAATTATTTGGAAATACTTGCAGAGATATACTTGCCAATGAGCTTATTTTCTCTATCCAACCTGAGGAAAAGATATCTCTATCGATAAATATGAAATATCCCGGAGTTGAAAATTACCCTCATCCAGTAGAGATGAACTTTAATTATTCTAAATTAGACACAATCTCCCTCACTGCCTATGAAAGACTGATCGTTGACTGTATAAAAGGGGACCTAACATTATTTGCCAGACAGGATGGTATAGAGGAGATGTGGAAAGTCATAGATCCTATAGTGAAATATTTCAATAAAATAAACTTTAAATTCCCAAATTATCCTGCTGGTAGTTGGGGACCTGTGGAAAGTAGACACTTATTGGAAAAAGATAATAGGAAGTGGAGAATATGA
- a CDS encoding bifunctional metallophosphatase/5'-nucleotidase produces MKKMFKLVVGCLILGNMLFAKEVDVKILGTSDVHGRISPWDYSTDMENYSGGYSQISTLVKGYRKTNDNVVLVDLGDAIQDNGIEKFNDIYYKENKHPIMQIYNTMGYDMIVPGNHEFNFGMDFLDRAFNQFNGDILATNVYTESNKNYYKPSTIVEIEGVKIGIIGVTTPLIEQFEEGTDNLRDLVFRDPIAEIKKEIVRLKSKGVDSIVLLAHMGLPNENNIAGTGVTDVANEIPEIDVILAGHYHKNISEKIINGVLITEPYKYGKNISVVDLKFDVTDKKVKLLSKGSESVSVKGVKSDKKIEEIYKRFHDKLRADANIVVGETKKDLVAKNELKGIPTIYTKDTGLATLFGEVGFYFAKESGVDVIALSVDQEHANLDKGLIKKKDINFNYRYTGGEITVYEVTGKDLKDYLEWSAAYYNTIKDGDLLISFDLDRRSEKYATFDFAKGVTYDIDVREKSGDRIKNLTLLNGTPIKDNTKIKLGMNSYRMERMLGKGGALEGRTNIKKTWDSKEVYGEMDGTIRYMTMKYIKDVKGGIIDIEASNNWKIIGLPDNKESKLAEKLLNQDKINLHNKGRATNISSITLEDIKK; encoded by the coding sequence ATGAAAAAAATGTTTAAGTTAGTGGTTGGTTGTTTAATTTTAGGTAATATGTTATTTGCCAAGGAAGTGGATGTAAAGATCCTAGGAACTTCTGATGTGCATGGAAGGATCTCACCGTGGGATTATTCTACTGATATGGAAAATTATTCAGGTGGATACTCGCAGATCTCAACACTTGTAAAAGGTTATAGAAAAACGAATGATAATGTTGTTTTAGTTGATCTAGGAGATGCTATACAGGATAATGGAATTGAAAAATTTAATGATATATATTATAAGGAAAATAAGCATCCTATAATGCAAATCTATAATACTATGGGATATGATATGATAGTTCCAGGAAATCATGAATTTAACTTTGGGATGGATTTTTTGGATAGAGCTTTTAATCAATTTAATGGAGATATATTAGCTACAAATGTCTATACGGAATCAAATAAAAACTATTATAAGCCATCTACTATAGTAGAGATAGAGGGTGTTAAAATCGGAATAATTGGTGTGACTACTCCCCTTATAGAGCAATTTGAAGAGGGAACTGACAATTTAAGAGATTTAGTATTTAGAGATCCTATCGCAGAGATAAAAAAAGAAATAGTAAGATTAAAGAGTAAAGGTGTTGACAGTATCGTATTATTAGCTCATATGGGGTTACCTAATGAAAATAATATAGCAGGAACAGGAGTAACAGACGTTGCAAATGAAATTCCGGAAATAGATGTTATCTTGGCAGGACATTACCATAAAAATATATCTGAAAAAATTATCAATGGTGTATTAATTACTGAACCATATAAATATGGTAAAAATATTTCAGTAGTAGATTTAAAATTTGATGTAACAGATAAAAAAGTAAAGTTATTGTCTAAAGGTAGTGAAAGTGTTTCAGTTAAAGGTGTAAAATCAGATAAAAAGATTGAAGAAATCTATAAGAGATTTCATGATAAATTAAGAGCAGATGCTAATATTGTAGTAGGTGAAACAAAAAAAGATCTAGTGGCTAAAAATGAATTGAAAGGAATTCCTACTATCTATACAAAAGATACAGGTTTAGCTACTCTATTTGGAGAAGTAGGATTCTATTTTGCCAAAGAAAGCGGAGTGGACGTAATTGCACTTTCAGTGGACCAGGAACATGCTAACTTGGACAAGGGACTGATTAAGAAAAAGGATATCAACTTTAACTATAGATATACAGGGGGAGAGATAACTGTATATGAAGTTACTGGTAAAGATTTAAAGGATTATTTAGAATGGTCGGCAGCTTATTACAACACTATAAAAGATGGAGATCTACTGATCAGTTTTGATTTAGATAGAAGAAGTGAAAAATATGCTACCTTTGATTTTGCCAAAGGAGTTACTTATGATATCGATGTCAGAGAGAAATCAGGAGATAGAATTAAAAATTTAACTCTTCTAAATGGAACTCCTATCAAAGATAATACAAAGATTAAGCTGGGAATGAACTCATACAGAATGGAGAGAATGTTAGGTAAGGGTGGTGCTCTAGAAGGCAGAACTAATATTAAAAAAACATGGGATTCCAAAGAAGTGTATGGTGAGATGGATGGTACAATTAGATATATGACAATGAAGTATATTAAAGATGTCAAAGGTGGAATAATAGATATAGAAGCTAGTAATAACTGGAAAATTATCGGGTTGCCTGATAATAAAGAGAGTAAGTTAGCTGAAAAACTATTAAACCAAGATAAAATAAACCTGCATAACAAGGGAAGAGCAACAAATATATCTTCTATTACTCTAGAAGATATCAAGAAATAA